In a single window of the Deltaproteobacteria bacterium HGW-Deltaproteobacteria-4 genome:
- a CDS encoding oligoendopeptidase F, with product MTTTPSSENCWDLTPLYLAPDDPAWERDLQAALSAAQTFAADLRGTLDETTISAPALALALHRYAELQKQGLQPYFYAQLLFSAKSDDDCHKALFARAREAWHAVMETTLFFELDLLRLSNEVFAPLLTAPELQEYKHYLQQLRAHAPYTLSEAVEQALKRKDLSGKEAFAQLFEEITGEMRFTFTFPGEETPRGTSGEELLALLYHPDGNVREGAFSTFLHGHAAAGTVLVACFNNILLDHGKEAELRGYPQLMTPTHLESETAPAMVEQMMAVSEANYGLGQEYFVLKRQLLGLERMKNTDLYAPLSTTVRTIDFAEARATVLASFSAFSPQLAELAQSFFAEQRIDIFPAAGKSGGAFCHGMAPGISAYILTNYTGTLRDLSTLAHELGHGVHFALAGRQNLYNYNAPLPLAETASVFAEILLTRHLLAVESDPQLKIALLCSKIEEIIATTLRQNVLTRFELAAHQKRGEGLLSADDLCALWLTENGKLFGDSVEMIEPYRWGWSYIGHFIQSRFYCYSYIFGELVTLALYRRYQQEGESFVPKYFALLAAGGSQSPVEALRPFGIDLGDPGFWQEGYNLVRELLSELRTLIAAKEGSRL from the coding sequence ATGACGACGACCCCTTCCTCCGAAAACTGCTGGGACTTGACTCCTCTTTACCTTGCGCCGGACGATCCTGCCTGGGAAAGGGATCTGCAAGCAGCGCTAAGCGCCGCTCAAACCTTTGCCGCCGATTTGCGTGGCACTCTCGACGAAACAACGATTAGTGCACCGGCTTTGGCTCTGGCGCTGCATCGTTATGCAGAACTGCAAAAGCAAGGGCTGCAGCCATACTTTTATGCACAGCTCCTTTTCAGCGCCAAGAGTGACGACGATTGCCACAAGGCCCTGTTTGCCCGGGCCCGCGAAGCGTGGCATGCCGTCATGGAGACGACTCTCTTCTTCGAACTCGATCTGCTGCGCCTCAGTAACGAGGTCTTTGCTCCTCTCCTGACCGCGCCGGAACTTCAGGAGTATAAGCACTATCTGCAACAGTTGCGCGCCCATGCCCCCTACACCCTGAGCGAAGCGGTCGAACAGGCGCTCAAACGCAAGGATCTCTCGGGGAAGGAGGCCTTTGCGCAGCTCTTCGAGGAGATCACCGGCGAGATGCGCTTTACCTTCACCTTCCCCGGCGAAGAAACTCCCCGCGGAACGAGCGGCGAAGAGCTTCTCGCCCTCCTTTACCATCCTGACGGCAACGTGCGCGAAGGAGCTTTCAGCACTTTTCTCCATGGGCATGCCGCCGCCGGGACGGTGCTGGTCGCCTGCTTCAATAACATCCTCCTTGACCACGGCAAGGAAGCGGAGCTGCGCGGTTACCCACAGCTGATGACCCCGACCCACCTTGAAAGCGAGACCGCGCCGGCCATGGTCGAGCAGATGATGGCGGTCAGCGAAGCGAATTATGGCCTCGGCCAGGAGTATTTTGTCCTCAAGCGTCAGCTCCTCGGCCTGGAGAGGATGAAGAATACCGACCTTTACGCCCCCTTGAGCACGACGGTGCGCACCATAGATTTTGCCGAAGCGCGCGCCACGGTCCTCGCTTCCTTCTCGGCCTTTTCACCGCAGCTGGCGGAACTCGCACAAAGTTTCTTTGCCGAGCAGCGGATCGATATCTTTCCGGCGGCGGGGAAGAGCGGCGGCGCCTTCTGTCACGGTATGGCGCCGGGGATCTCTGCTTATATCCTCACCAACTACACCGGCACCCTGCGCGACCTTTCGACCCTGGCGCACGAACTCGGGCATGGCGTCCACTTTGCCCTTGCCGGCCGGCAGAATCTTTACAACTACAATGCCCCCCTCCCGCTCGCCGAGACCGCCAGCGTCTTTGCCGAAATTCTCCTCACCCGTCATCTCCTTGCCGTCGAGAGCGATCCGCAACTCAAGATCGCCCTCCTTTGCAGCAAGATCGAGGAGATCATCGCCACCACTCTGCGGCAGAACGTCCTCACCCGCTTCGAGCTCGCCGCCCACCAGAAGCGGGGGGAGGGACTCCTTTCCGCCGACGATCTCTGTGCCCTGTGGCTCACCGAGAATGGCAAACTCTTCGGCGACAGCGTGGAGATGATCGAGCCTTATCGCTGGGGCTGGAGCTACATCGGACACTTCATTCAATCGCGCTTTTACTGTTATTCCTATATCTTCGGCGAACTCGTCACCCTTGCCCTTTACCGCCGTTATCAGCAGGAGGGGGAGAGTTTCGTCCCGAAATATTTTGCGCTCCTCGCTGCCGGCGGCAGTCAATCGCCGGTGGAGGCCTTGCGCCCTTTCGGCATTGACCTGGGCGATCCCGGCTTCTGGCAGGAAGGGTATAATCTGGTCCGCGAACTCTTGTCGGAGCTACGGACGCTGATCGCCGCAAAGGAGGGGAGTCGCCTTTAG
- the hemH gene encoding ferrochelatase: MKTETPSLGLVVLNMGGPDSLAAIQPFLYNLFSDRELIQLPAGALLQKPFAWLISRLRTPKVRENYRMIGGKTPQLRWTTLQAAGIATALGPQVRPYVAMRYWHPRADATVQQMAQDGITEAVVLSLYPHYTGATSGSSIADFERAVAKYHPTLKLTIISQWYDWPGYLDALAHRVKESLETYHELMRDEVQILFSAHALPQKFIDRGDPYLDHVLATVRGVMKRVGERPWHLAFQSRSGPVQWMEPGTLETLDKLAAEGHRAVLLVPVSFVSDHIETLVEIDDEFARHAHSHGITEFGRTASLNDHPDFIAAMAALVRYELEKKS, translated from the coding sequence ATGAAAACAGAAACTCCCTCCCTCGGCCTCGTCGTCCTCAACATGGGAGGCCCTGACTCCCTCGCTGCTATCCAGCCCTTCCTTTACAACCTCTTCTCCGACCGGGAACTGATCCAGCTGCCGGCCGGGGCGCTGCTGCAAAAGCCCTTTGCCTGGCTGATCTCACGGTTGCGTACCCCGAAGGTGCGCGAGAACTACCGGATGATCGGCGGCAAGACGCCGCAGTTGCGCTGGACGACCTTGCAGGCCGCCGGGATTGCCACGGCCCTTGGGCCGCAGGTGCGCCCTTATGTGGCGATGCGTTACTGGCACCCCCGCGCTGACGCCACTGTGCAGCAGATGGCCCAGGACGGCATCACCGAAGCGGTTGTCCTCTCCCTTTATCCCCACTACACCGGCGCCACCAGCGGCAGCAGCATTGCCGACTTCGAGCGCGCCGTCGCCAAATACCATCCGACTTTGAAGTTGACGATCATCAGCCAGTGGTACGACTGGCCCGGCTATCTCGACGCCCTCGCTCATCGGGTGAAGGAGAGCCTGGAGACCTATCACGAGCTGATGCGCGACGAAGTACAGATCCTCTTCTCCGCCCATGCCCTGCCGCAGAAGTTCATCGACCGCGGTGACCCCTACCTTGACCATGTCCTTGCCACGGTGCGCGGGGTTATGAAACGGGTCGGCGAACGCCCCTGGCATCTCGCCTTCCAGAGCCGCAGCGGCCCGGTGCAGTGGATGGAACCGGGGACGTTAGAAACTCTCGACAAACTCGCCGCCGAAGGGCACCGCGCCGTCCTTCTTGTTCCGGTCTCCTTTGTCTCTGACCACATCGAAACCCTGGTTGAGATCGATGACGAGTTTGCCCGCCACGCCCACAGTCACGGCATCACCGAGTTCGGGCGCACCGCCTCCCTCAATGACCATCCGGACTTTATCGCGGCCATGGCGGCGCTGGTGCGGTACGAACTGGAGAAAAAGTCATGA
- a CDS encoding DUF2892 domain-containing protein, whose product MTINRYLRLIAGFFILLSVTLGHFVSPYWYFFTGFIGLNLLQSAFTDWCPMMTILRKFGIKD is encoded by the coding sequence ATGACCATCAACCGCTACTTGCGCCTGATCGCCGGATTCTTTATCCTGTTGAGTGTGACCCTCGGCCATTTTGTTTCACCCTACTGGTACTTCTTTACCGGCTTTATCGGCCTCAACCTGCTCCAGAGCGCCTTCACTGACTGGTGTCCGATGATGACAATTCTGCGAAAATTCGGAATAAAGGATTAA
- a CDS encoding 4Fe-4S binding protein, with product MLRRLPPQLPRHLVQGGFILFFLWIGIRFYLWKSAIATTGMAPFPRPDAVDGFLPISGLMNLRYWLQSGELFPVHPAAALILLAALLTGLLLKRGFCAWICPVFSLGEALWRLGHKLFGRNFIPPFWIDLPLRSLKYLLLAFFLFAALFAMPLPALQAFLAAPYHQIVDVRMLHFFTDPSAIVLIFVAITIVLSIFVKLPWCRYLCPYGALLGLVSLASIGKIRRSPEKCVRCNACSHRCPASLPVMLKTTIRSAECFACYRCVAGCPAPGALSFTWARRWVIPPFLFAVLLLTLFIGVDLYGRSIDRWHSGVADQQVRLLLQPVKRP from the coding sequence ATGCTGCGCCGCCTCCCCCCGCAACTCCCCCGCCACCTCGTGCAAGGCGGATTTATCCTCTTCTTCCTCTGGATCGGCATCCGCTTTTACCTGTGGAAGAGTGCAATCGCCACAACCGGAATGGCCCCCTTTCCCCGCCCGGATGCCGTCGACGGCTTTCTGCCGATCAGCGGCTTGATGAATTTACGCTACTGGCTGCAAAGCGGCGAGCTCTTCCCGGTCCATCCCGCCGCCGCCCTGATCCTCCTCGCCGCCCTTTTGACCGGACTCCTCCTCAAACGCGGCTTCTGTGCGTGGATCTGCCCGGTCTTTTCCCTCGGCGAAGCGCTGTGGCGCCTCGGCCATAAACTCTTCGGCCGCAACTTCATCCCTCCTTTCTGGATCGATCTGCCCCTGCGCAGCCTCAAATATCTCCTCCTCGCCTTCTTCCTCTTTGCCGCTCTCTTTGCCATGCCATTGCCGGCGCTGCAAGCCTTTCTTGCCGCGCCGTACCATCAGATTGTCGATGTGCGCATGCTGCACTTCTTTACCGACCCTTCGGCCATCGTCCTGATCTTTGTCGCGATCACGATCGTCCTCTCGATTTTCGTCAAGCTCCCCTGGTGCCGCTACCTTTGCCCTTATGGCGCCCTCCTCGGCCTCGTCTCTCTGGCCTCGATCGGCAAGATCCGCCGCTCTCCGGAAAAGTGCGTGCGCTGCAATGCCTGCTCGCATCGCTGCCCCGCTTCCCTGCCGGTGATGCTCAAGACGACAATCCGTTCGGCGGAATGTTTTGCCTGTTATCGCTGTGTCGCCGGCTGTCCGGCACCGGGAGCCCTGAGCTTCACCTGGGCGCGGCGCTGGGTCATCCCCCCTTTCCTCTTTGCCGTCCTCCTTTTGACCCTCTTTATCGGCGTCGATCTCTACGGCCGCAGCATCGATCGCTGGCACTCCGGAGTTGCTGATCAACAGGTCAGGCTCCTCCTTCAACCCGTGAAAAGACCGTGA
- a CDS encoding radical SAM/SPASM domain-containing protein, with product MSSEEFIPKWIAWETTQRCNLSCVHCRCSSDMSAATGDFNTEEAYKLIDDICEVSKPVMVLSGGEPLMRADIFDIARYGTSKGLRMCMATNGTLVTDEVCLKMKEADIKMVSLSLDGSTAAIHDDFRSCPGAFDGVVRASELFKKHGIKFLVNSSFTKRNQHDIAATFKVAKGLGATAWYMFMIVPTGRGEEIMNELISAEDYEEILAWHYQQEKGEDDILMRPTCAPHYYRIVPQMAKAEGVDFQRRSLTFSTGGGKGCIAAQTICLIDCFGNLKPCSYFHSSVGNVKQVPFRELWFNSKVFNDLRNFKAYKGKCGECEFINVCGGCRARADAVYGDYMAEEPFCNYTPLRTRKRLEKEAAELAPKA from the coding sequence ATGAGCAGTGAAGAGTTTATTCCCAAGTGGATCGCCTGGGAGACTACCCAGCGTTGCAACCTCAGCTGTGTGCACTGCCGCTGTTCGTCAGACATGTCGGCGGCGACCGGCGACTTCAATACCGAAGAAGCCTACAAGCTGATCGACGATATCTGTGAAGTCAGCAAGCCGGTCATGGTCCTTTCCGGCGGCGAACCGCTGATGCGCGCCGACATCTTCGACATCGCCAGGTACGGCACCAGCAAGGGGCTGCGGATGTGCATGGCGACCAACGGTACTCTGGTCACCGACGAGGTCTGCCTGAAGATGAAGGAAGCCGATATCAAGATGGTCTCCCTCTCCCTCGACGGCTCGACCGCGGCGATCCATGACGATTTCCGTTCCTGCCCCGGCGCCTTCGACGGCGTCGTCCGTGCCAGCGAGCTCTTCAAAAAACATGGTATCAAATTCCTCGTCAACTCTTCCTTTACCAAGCGTAATCAGCACGATATCGCCGCCACCTTCAAGGTCGCCAAGGGGCTCGGCGCCACCGCCTGGTACATGTTCATGATCGTCCCCACCGGTCGCGGCGAAGAGATCATGAATGAGCTGATCTCGGCGGAGGATTACGAAGAGATCCTGGCCTGGCATTATCAACAAGAGAAGGGGGAGGACGATATCCTCATGCGTCCGACCTGCGCCCCTCACTATTACCGCATCGTTCCGCAGATGGCCAAGGCCGAAGGGGTCGATTTCCAGCGCCGCTCCCTGACCTTCTCCACCGGCGGCGGCAAAGGCTGCATCGCTGCCCAGACCATCTGTCTCATCGACTGTTTCGGCAATCTCAAGCCCTGCTCCTACTTCCATTCCTCGGTCGGCAATGTCAAGCAGGTCCCCTTCCGCGAGTTGTGGTTCAATAGCAAGGTCTTCAACGACCTGCGCAACTTCAAGGCGTATAAAGGCAAATGCGGCGAGTGCGAATTCATCAACGTTTGCGGCGGTTGCCGGGCCCGCGCCGACGCTGTTTACGGCGACTACATGGCCGAAGAGCCGTTCTGCAACTACACGCCGCTGCGCACCCGCAAGCGCCTGGAGAAGGAAGCCGCCGAACTGGCACCGAAAGCGTAG
- a CDS encoding uroporphyrinogen decarboxylase, whose protein sequence is MSKEYTFIKACWGQPTDYVPVWLMRQAGRYLQCYKDVRAKGGGTFLDLCKDPERAAEVTIQPIDILNVDAAILFSDILTPIEPMGMALDFTPGPIFEKPIRTAADVEALIVPADMSQAVPYVPAIIKRLRTAFEGRVPLIGFGGAPFTLACYMVEGHGSKDFAALKQMMYADFPLYDALMQKITEMDRRYLNMQIEAGAQTIQIFDTWGGLLAPHDFERYILPYVKQLINGLKRDGIPVIYFVKNGGTMLELVKEAGADVVGLDWHVNLGKARDILGPEVAVQGNLDPTVLYAPKPYIEKEVQRILDENAGRPGFIFNLGHGILPTVPPENAIHMVECVHRLSGKK, encoded by the coding sequence ATGTCCAAAGAATACACCTTCATCAAGGCCTGCTGGGGCCAGCCGACCGACTACGTCCCTGTCTGGCTGATGCGCCAGGCCGGCCGTTATCTACAGTGCTACAAAGATGTGCGCGCCAAAGGCGGAGGCACCTTTCTCGATCTCTGCAAAGATCCCGAGCGCGCCGCTGAGGTGACGATTCAGCCGATCGATATTCTCAATGTCGACGCAGCGATCCTTTTCTCCGACATCCTCACACCAATCGAGCCGATGGGGATGGCCCTCGACTTTACCCCCGGGCCGATCTTCGAGAAACCGATCCGCACCGCCGCCGACGTCGAGGCCCTGATCGTCCCGGCCGACATGTCCCAGGCAGTCCCTTATGTGCCGGCGATCATTAAGCGGTTGCGTACTGCCTTTGAAGGGCGCGTCCCCCTCATCGGCTTTGGCGGCGCCCCCTTTACCCTCGCCTGCTACATGGTCGAAGGGCACGGCAGCAAGGATTTTGCCGCCCTCAAGCAGATGATGTACGCCGATTTCCCCCTCTATGACGCCCTGATGCAGAAGATCACCGAGATGGATCGGCGCTATCTCAACATGCAGATCGAGGCCGGCGCCCAGACGATCCAGATCTTCGACACCTGGGGCGGCTTGCTGGCGCCGCACGACTTCGAGCGCTACATCCTCCCCTACGTCAAGCAGTTGATTAATGGCCTTAAGCGCGACGGCATTCCGGTGATCTACTTCGTCAAGAACGGCGGCACCATGCTCGAACTCGTCAAGGAAGCTGGCGCCGATGTCGTCGGTCTCGACTGGCACGTCAATCTTGGCAAAGCCCGCGACATCCTCGGCCCCGAGGTGGCGGTGCAGGGGAATCTCGATCCGACCGTCCTCTACGCGCCGAAGCCGTATATCGAGAAAGAGGTGCAGCGCATTCTCGACGAAAATGCCGGCCGCCCCGGCTTCATCTTCAATCTTGGCCACGGTATCCTGCCGACAGTGCCGCCTGAGAACGCCATTCATATGGTCGAATGCGTCCACCGTCTGAGTGGCAAGAAATAA
- a CDS encoding MarC family protein, producing the protein MPAEIFLHALTSYFVIIDPIGSALIFHSLTIGGSRSYARRMALRAVGISTLIILLFGFFGEALLAKLGISIAALRVSGGLLLFFTAFQMITRAKSDERNFNSDEIDISVFPMSIPLISGPGCLTLTILLFSRPAAQHETLALLAAVLTISVITLLALLLAPRVTRIIGRTGDDILRRLLGVILAALSIQFVADGIRQIVTN; encoded by the coding sequence ATGCCCGCGGAAATCTTTCTGCACGCTCTCACCTCCTACTTTGTCATCATTGATCCCATCGGCTCGGCGCTGATCTTTCACAGCCTCACCATTGGCGGCAGCCGCAGCTATGCCCGGCGCATGGCGCTGCGCGCCGTCGGCATCTCAACGCTCATCATCTTGCTTTTTGGCTTCTTCGGTGAAGCGCTGCTCGCCAAGCTCGGCATCAGCATCGCCGCCCTGCGCGTCTCCGGCGGCCTCCTCCTCTTCTTTACCGCCTTTCAGATGATTACCCGCGCCAAGAGTGATGAACGCAACTTTAACAGCGATGAAATCGACATCTCCGTCTTTCCGATGTCGATTCCCTTGATCTCCGGCCCCGGCTGCCTGACGCTGACAATTCTCCTCTTCTCCCGGCCGGCGGCACAGCATGAGACGCTGGCTCTCCTCGCCGCTGTTTTGACGATCAGCGTGATTACTCTCCTTGCCCTCCTCCTCGCCCCGCGCGTGACCCGGATCATCGGCCGGACCGGCGACGATATTCTTCGCCGTCTCCTCGGCGTCATCCTCGCTGCGTTGTCGATTCAGTTTGTGGCGGACGGGATCCGGCAGATAGTGACCAACTGA
- a CDS encoding AcrB/AcrD/AcrF family protein: MATKHSFPTRVVEKFLSGNLSIILLLLAMLGGLAAFVLTPREEEPQIVVPIADVYVQMPGASATEVERLISTRLEKLLWQIDGVEHVYSMSRAGQAVITVRYYVGEDRIESLVKLHNKLKSNLDLIPTGVSGWVVKPVEVDDVPIVNLSLYSAQLSDHDLRRIAEETVDRLQSVQNTSLTTVIGGRPRQVRVEVDPQALSGRGISLLELKSALAGANLDLPAGSFQRDNREILVRGGTFLSDVRDVSSLVVGVRQGRPIYLRDVARVSDSMAEAETYTRLRFGPAGAKEGQGEEYQAVHIAVAKKKGTNAVKVADQTIAMVQEMRGTIIPDNVQVQVTRNYGATADHKVNELTTHLLIAIVTVLALIFFALGWREALIVAVSIPIIYSLTLLVNYWFGYTINRVTLFALVLSLGLLVDDPIVDVENIFRHFQMKKEPPKEAVLTAIDEVRPPMILATFAVILSFLPMLFITGMMGPYMRPMAINLPLTMIMSLLVAFTITPWMTYHVLKGQYGKGSHDFVLEESRVYRIYRRIVEPFLDSRRKAWLLVGLVVLLFLGSLAMPLFNLVPMKMLPFDNKNEFQLVIDLPEGSTLETTDKAVRALEDYLATINEVTDFEAYVGTASAMDFNGMVRHYYLRQGPHLADIRVNLVDKSGRSMQSHAITLRLRNDLTAIATQHGALLKIVEVPPGPPVIATVTAEVYAQPGISYQQQIVAAQEVKARMAIEDKVVDVDDTVEAPQRRLHFTPDKEKAALSGISNAAIAATLSTALAGEQVGTLHVGSDRNPLAIVVRLPIESRSSSTDLAALTVKGSQGQLLRLSELGHFTEETLEPTIYHKDLQPVVYVFGEMAGKSPVNAVLNLSKGIKEMPLPAGTHVVWSGEGEWNITLDVFRDLGIAFGAALVLIFILLLIETGSVVMPLIIMAAIPLTMIGIMPGFWALNLVQDTLVGGYPTPVFFTATAMIGMIALAGIVVRNSIILIDFIHHALRRGAALKEAIIESGAVRLRPILLTAGAALLGNWIITLDPIFSGLAWSIIFGVFASTAFTLIVIPVVYWLVYGGKRAAAHERSFKP, from the coding sequence ATGGCGACCAAACACTCTTTCCCGACCCGCGTTGTCGAGAAGTTCCTCAGCGGCAATCTTTCGATTATCCTCCTCCTGTTGGCGATGCTCGGCGGGTTGGCGGCCTTTGTCCTCACCCCGCGAGAGGAAGAGCCGCAGATCGTCGTACCGATTGCTGATGTCTACGTGCAGATGCCCGGCGCCAGTGCTACCGAGGTCGAACGGCTGATCTCGACACGCCTCGAAAAACTCCTGTGGCAGATCGATGGCGTCGAGCATGTCTACTCCATGTCCAGGGCGGGACAGGCGGTCATCACTGTCCGCTACTATGTCGGCGAGGACCGGATTGAATCGCTGGTTAAACTCCACAACAAGCTAAAATCGAATCTCGATCTTATCCCCACTGGCGTCAGTGGCTGGGTAGTCAAGCCGGTGGAAGTCGATGACGTGCCGATCGTCAACCTCAGCCTCTACTCCGCTCAGCTCTCTGATCACGATCTGCGCCGCATCGCTGAAGAGACCGTTGACCGCCTCCAGTCAGTGCAGAACACCTCTCTGACCACGGTCATCGGCGGCCGACCGCGCCAAGTGCGGGTCGAAGTCGATCCGCAGGCCTTGAGCGGCCGGGGGATCTCCCTCCTCGAACTCAAGAGCGCCCTCGCCGGCGCCAATCTCGACCTCCCCGCCGGCTCTTTCCAGCGCGACAACCGGGAAATCCTTGTCCGTGGCGGCACCTTCCTGAGCGATGTCCGCGACGTCAGTTCTCTGGTCGTCGGCGTCAGGCAGGGGCGACCGATCTATCTACGCGACGTTGCCAGGGTCAGCGACAGCATGGCCGAAGCCGAAACCTACACCCGCCTGCGCTTCGGACCCGCCGGGGCGAAGGAAGGGCAGGGGGAGGAGTATCAGGCGGTCCATATCGCCGTCGCCAAGAAGAAGGGGACGAATGCGGTCAAGGTCGCCGATCAGACCATCGCCATGGTGCAGGAGATGCGCGGCACCATCATCCCCGACAATGTGCAGGTACAGGTCACCCGCAACTACGGAGCCACCGCCGACCACAAAGTCAACGAACTGACGACTCACCTCCTCATCGCCATCGTCACCGTCCTCGCCCTGATCTTCTTCGCCCTCGGCTGGCGCGAAGCGTTGATCGTCGCCGTCTCCATCCCGATCATCTATTCGCTGACCCTACTGGTTAATTACTGGTTCGGCTACACCATCAACCGCGTCACCCTCTTTGCCCTTGTCCTCTCCCTCGGCCTCTTGGTCGACGATCCGATCGTCGATGTCGAGAATATCTTCCGCCACTTCCAGATGAAGAAGGAGCCGCCGAAGGAGGCGGTCCTCACCGCCATCGACGAAGTGCGACCACCGATGATCCTCGCCACCTTCGCCGTCATCCTCTCCTTTTTGCCGATGCTCTTTATCACCGGGATGATGGGGCCGTACATGCGGCCGATGGCGATCAATCTGCCGCTGACGATGATCATGTCGCTCCTCGTCGCCTTCACCATTACCCCGTGGATGACCTATCACGTCCTCAAGGGGCAGTACGGCAAGGGGAGTCACGACTTTGTCCTCGAAGAGAGCCGCGTCTACCGCATCTACCGCCGCATCGTCGAACCCTTCCTCGATTCACGGCGCAAGGCTTGGCTCCTTGTCGGCCTCGTCGTCCTCCTCTTCCTCGGCTCCCTGGCGATGCCGCTGTTTAATCTCGTGCCGATGAAGATGCTCCCCTTCGACAACAAGAACGAATTCCAGCTGGTGATCGATCTCCCCGAAGGCTCCACCCTGGAGACGACTGACAAGGCGGTGCGGGCACTGGAGGATTACCTCGCCACGATCAACGAAGTCACCGATTTCGAAGCATATGTCGGCACCGCCAGCGCCATGGACTTTAACGGCATGGTCCGCCACTACTATCTGCGGCAGGGGCCGCATCTCGCCGACATCCGCGTCAATCTGGTGGACAAGAGCGGCCGCAGCATGCAGAGCCATGCCATCACTCTGCGCCTGCGCAATGACCTCACCGCCATCGCCACGCAACATGGGGCGCTGCTCAAAATTGTTGAAGTGCCGCCGGGGCCGCCGGTTATCGCGACTGTCACCGCCGAAGTCTATGCGCAGCCGGGGATCAGCTACCAGCAGCAGATCGTTGCTGCGCAGGAGGTCAAGGCGCGGATGGCGATCGAGGACAAGGTCGTCGATGTCGATGATACCGTCGAAGCGCCGCAGCGCCGCCTGCACTTTACTCCGGATAAGGAGAAGGCTGCCCTCAGCGGGATCAGTAACGCCGCCATCGCTGCCACTCTCAGCACGGCTCTCGCCGGCGAACAGGTCGGCACCCTCCATGTTGGCAGTGACCGTAATCCCCTCGCGATTGTCGTCCGCCTACCGATAGAAAGCCGCTCTTCGAGTACCGATCTCGCCGCCCTCACGGTCAAGGGGAGTCAGGGACAGTTGCTGCGCCTCAGTGAACTCGGCCACTTTACAGAGGAAACCCTGGAGCCGACCATCTACCACAAAGATCTGCAACCGGTCGTCTACGTCTTTGGCGAGATGGCCGGCAAGAGCCCGGTCAACGCCGTCCTTAACCTCTCGAAGGGGATCAAGGAGATGCCGTTGCCGGCCGGGACGCATGTCGTCTGGAGTGGCGAAGGGGAGTGGAACATCACCCTCGATGTCTTCCGCGATCTCGGTATCGCCTTCGGCGCCGCCCTGGTCCTCATCTTTATCCTCCTCCTCATCGAGACCGGTTCGGTGGTCATGCCGTTGATCATCATGGCCGCCATCCCCCTGACGATGATCGGCATCATGCCCGGCTTTTGGGCCCTCAACCTCGTGCAGGATACACTCGTCGGCGGCTACCCGACTCCGGTCTTCTTCACCGCCACGGCGATGATCGGTATGATCGCCCTCGCCGGCATCGTCGTCCGCAACTCGATCATCCTTATCGACTTCATCCACCACGCCCTGCGCCGCGGCGCGGCACTGAAAGAAGCGATCATCGAGAGCGGCGCCGTCCGTCTCCGGCCGATCCTCCTCACCGCCGGCGCCGCCCTCCTCGGTAACTGGATCATCACCCTCGACCCGATCTTCTCCGGCCTCGCCTGGTCGATCATCTTCGGCGTCTTTGCCTCCACCGCCTTTACCCTCATCGTCATCCCCGTCGTTTACTGGCTGGTCTACGGCGGTAAACGCGCCGCGGCCCATGAAAGGAGCTTCAAACCATGA